Genomic window (Bacillus vallismortis):
TGTGGAAGCCGGGACAAGCGATGCCGTAAAGGATTTGCTTCAGCTCGCGAATGTACAAGATACCGATTATGCTCCAGCTGGAGATATGTTTGAAATCGGGGCCAAAGTCCAAGTACTCAAAAAAGGATTATTTTTTCCTGTCAGAGCTAATAAGCTTTATGACTTGTATCGGAATTATAAATCAATAGATGAAATAGATGAAAAAACGAGAAAAATGGTAGAAGATAAATATTTTCACCGGACATTTAAAGAAGTTTATGCAGACATAAAAAAATATAGGTCTCCGCATGAGATAGAAAGAGCGGAACGTCAGCCAAAATACAAAATGGCACTTATCTTTAAATGGTATTTCGGAAACGCAACGCGGCTTGCACTAATTGGGGATGAAGAGCAAAAAGTAAACTATCAGATTCACTGTGGTCCTGCTCTCGGCGCTTTTAACCAATGGGTCAAAGGATCAGAACTGGAAAATTGGAGAAACCGCCACGTCCATAAAATTGGAAAAAAATTAATAACGGAAACTGCCGATTTATTGAATCAGCGTTATCTCGCGATGGTCAATTAAAGATAGAATTTTAGTTTTTAAGTGCGGAAGGGACAGATGAAATTGGCTGGGTTATCCCGGGAAATTGAAGAAAACTTAAATAAAGGATCATGGATCCGCAAGCTGTTTGATGAAGGCGCAAGGCTGAAGAAAGAGTTCGGGGATGACCAGGTATTTGATTTTTCAATCGGAAATCCGGTTGTTGAACCGCCTGAAGCTTTTAAGAGAGCATTAATAGAGGAAGCTGCCAAAGGCAATCACGGATACATACAAAATCAAGGGCTTCCGGCAGCAAGAGAAAAAGTAGCGCAATTTTTGGGGGCCCGTTTTGAAGCCGAGTTCTCGGCGGAACGCGTCGTCATGACGGTAGGCGCAGGCGGTGCATTGAATGTCGCGTTAAAAAGTATCGTAAACCCGGGTGAAGAGGTTATTATTCTCGCACCTTATTTTGCCGAGTATAAATTGTATATTGAGAACTACGGGGGAAAAGCTGTAAGCTGCCCGTTGACGTCCCGGTTTGAGATTGATATTGAGGCGGTGAGACAATCGATTACCTCAAAGACGAAAGGGCTGATCCTCAATACACCTCATAACCCGACAGGCACTGTTCTCAGCCAGAAAAATATAGATGATTTAGGCGCTTTATTAAAAGAAATAGAAGAGAAGAGCGGACAGACGATTTATGTGCTTTTTGATGAACCGTACAGTCAATTAATCTATGATGAAGAGCTGGCAAATCCGTTTCAATCGTATCATCGTGTGATTTTGGCGAGCTCATTCAGTAAGGATCTCGGCATAGCCGGAGAGCGGCTCGGGTATATCGGATTAGACAGCAAGATGCCGGATGCCGCCCTTTTGATCAACGCTTTTGTGTTCTGTAATCGAACGCTTGGATTTGTGAATGCGCCTGTCATGGTGCAGCGGGCTGTGGCAAGAATGGATGATTTAAGAGTAGACGCAAGCGCTTATAAAGAGCGCAGGGATTTAATGGTCGGCATTTTAAAAGAAGCAGGTTTTGAATTTGAAATGCCGAAGGGCGGTTTTTTCATATTTCCGAAATCGCCAATTGAAGATGAAGTCGCATTTTGCGTGCATGCCGCCCAAAAATACAAATTATTAATCGTGCCGAGCAGCGGCTTTGGAATGAAAGGGCACTTCCGTTTATCCTTCAGTGTGCCGATAGAACAGATTAAAAACTCACGGGATATCTTTATTGCCTTATATAAAGATTTTGTGTAAAGAGTGAAGCAAGTGGAGCCTTAAAGGGAGCGCGCCTGTCATATCTTTGTTTCCTCGATATAACTGGCTGATGAGATTTGAAGAAGATATCCAACACATGAATAAGCTAGCTAGAAAGCTAACAGTGTGTGCTGTTAGCTTTTTATATTTGTTTGATTCTCCAAGCCTTTGCCAGCTTTTTTATACCGTGCTTTATCGTTTCTTCAGATAATGCACCAAATCCTAGCAGAACGGCAGCGGGTGATGCCGTTGACGGTTCCAGATGATAAATGGATGATGGGTACACGTTGATGCCCTCTTTTTTCGCGGCAAGAATCAGTTCATTTTCAGTCATACCATTCTTTACTTTCAACAAAATATGTAAGCCTGACCCCTGCCCGGAAATGTCTGCTTGATCCTGAAAGAAATAATTTACCGCATCAACTAAAATATCATGTTTCTTTTGGTATAAATGTCGCATTTTCCGCATGTGCCTTGCAAAATCATTTGATTCCATAAACAATTGGAGTGTCTTTTGCAATATAGGGGACACAATCTGATTATAGCTGTGTGTCTGCTGCTGAAAGCGGTGAAACAAAGAGCGGGGTAGGATGAGATAACTGATTCTGAAAGAAGGTGACAAAATCCTTGAGAAAGTACCGGTATAAATCACCCTATCATGCTTATCTAGACTTTGGAGCGCCGGGAGCGGACGTCCTTTAAAACGGAATTCGCTGTCATAGTCATTTTCGATTATGTAAGCGTTTTTTTCATAAGCCCACTGCAGCAACTCCATTCGCTTTTTAATCGAAAACGTCATACCAAAAGGAAATTGATGAGAGGGGGTTACATAAACGGCTTGAGCCTGACTATTGTATAAATCTTCCATACTGATGCCATCAGACTCCAGAGTTATTGAGCGGTAGCTGAAGGATGAGTATTGTTCGAATATTGCTTTTACTCCAATGTTCACAGCTTCTTCAGTACCTACTATTTTGACATCATCCTTCAGTAGATGAAACAAAAGCTGAAGTGAATGATAGGTTCCTGCACTGATTATAATTTGATCTGGTGAACAGCACACCCCCCGTACTTGATGCAAGTATGAAGCAACTTCCTTTCGTAAGCCATATTCACCCTGCAAGTCTGCGTTTTTTTGGAGCAGATGAAGATTTTCAGACGTTAAACATAAACTACTCCATTTTTTCCATTTTTTAAAAGGGAAATGATAGAGATCGACATGGTCATAATGAAAGTCGAAACTCGCAATTTGATTTTTGGGGTTCTCTTCTTTGGGTTCTCTGGAAGCTTCAGTTTGCAAATCCGATATGTTTTCCGGTGAAACAGCGTAAAAACCGCTTCTAGGCTTGCTTCTGATGTATCCCTCTTCTAGCAATAGTTCATAGGCATCAGCGATAGGCGTTCTGCTGATTTTTAAATATACTGATAGATTTCTGATTGATGGAAGCCTAGTATCCTGTTTGATTCTCCCCGATATGATTTCCTCGCGTATGTATTGGTACAGTTGTATGTACAAAGGGATATTCGATTTTTCATTCAGTAGCGGCATGAGTTCAATCACTGATAGTACTCCTTTATTAATAAACTGACATCCAAAAGTAAGCAAAAACTGACCATTTAACATTTTCTGAAATTTTGATACGGTAATC
Coding sequences:
- a CDS encoding pyridoxal phosphate-dependent aminotransferase produces the protein MKLAGLSREIEENLNKGSWIRKLFDEGARLKKEFGDDQVFDFSIGNPVVEPPEAFKRALIEEAAKGNHGYIQNQGLPAAREKVAQFLGARFEAEFSAERVVMTVGAGGALNVALKSIVNPGEEVIILAPYFAEYKLYIENYGGKAVSCPLTSRFEIDIEAVRQSITSKTKGLILNTPHNPTGTVLSQKNIDDLGALLKEIEEKSGQTIYVLFDEPYSQLIYDEELANPFQSYHRVILASSFSKDLGIAGERLGYIGLDSKMPDAALLINAFVFCNRTLGFVNAPVMVQRAVARMDDLRVDASAYKERRDLMVGILKEAGFEFEMPKGGFFIFPKSPIEDEVAFCVHAAQKYKLLIVPSSGFGMKGHFRLSFSVPIEQIKNSRDIFIALYKDFV
- a CDS encoding PLP-dependent aminotransferase family protein, yielding MIELMPLLNEKSNIPLYIQLYQYIREEIISGRIKQDTRLPSIRNLSVYLKISRTPIADAYELLLEEGYIRSKPRSGFYAVSPENISDLQTEASREPKEENPKNQIASFDFHYDHVDLYHFPFKKWKKWSSLCLTSENLHLLQKNADLQGEYGLRKEVASYLHQVRGVCCSPDQIIISAGTYHSLQLLFHLLKDDVKIVGTEEAVNIGVKAIFEQYSSFSYRSITLESDGISMEDLYNSQAQAVYVTPSHQFPFGMTFSIKKRMELLQWAYEKNAYIIENDYDSEFRFKGRPLPALQSLDKHDRVIYTGTFSRILSPSFRISYLILPRSLFHRFQQQTHSYNQIVSPILQKTLQLFMESNDFARHMRKMRHLYQKKHDILVDAVNYFFQDQADISGQGSGLHILLKVKNGMTENELILAAKKEGINVYPSSIYHLEPSTASPAAVLLGFGALSEETIKHGIKKLAKAWRIKQI